The nucleotide window CGCAAATGGTTTGAAGGCTTTGGATAACGTCAATCTTACGATTGGAAAAGGAATGTTCGGATTGCTCGGACCCAATGGTGCAGGGAAGTCTTCACTAATGAGAACCATCGCTGGTTTGCAGGCGCCGGACAGTGGCGAAATTTTTCTCGGCGACCTCAACGCCTTGACCCAAAAAGAAGAACTTAGAAAAGTTTTAGGATATCTTCCTCAGGATTTTGGCTTTTATCCGAAAGTGAATGCCATAGAACTTCTCAATCATATTGCGATTCTGAAAGGCATTTCAAATAAATCTGAACGCAAGGAAATCGTTGAAGGTCTGCTTCATCAAACTAATCTTTTCGAAGCTAGAAAACGAAACGTCAGCGAATATTCTGGTGGAATGAGACAGCGTTTCGGGATTGCTCAGGCGCTTTTGGGAAATCCAAAACTCATTATTGTTGATGAACCAACCGCTGGTCTCGACCCGATGGAAAGAAATCGCTTCCATAATCTATTGAGTGAAATCGGGGAAAACACGATTGTCATTCTTTCAACACACATTGTAGATGATGTGAAAAATCTGTGTAATCGTGTGGTGGTTTTGACTTCTGGACATATTATTCTAGACGGAACGCCAAAAGGTGTGATAGAAGATTTCCAAGGTAAAATCTGGAAAAAACTAATTGAAAAATCCGAAGTTGAGGTGGCAAAAGAACAATACCAAGTGATTTCCACGCATATTTCTGAAGGGAAAGTGGAGATTCGGGTTTTTGCGGAAACTCAGCCAGATACTAATTTTATTCCTGTGGAATCCAATTTGGAAGACGTGTATTTCTCAAGTATCACCAAAAAAATGGCAACCAATGTTTAAAGAATTATTCTCTTTTGAACTCAGGAATGGTTTCAAAAAATGGAGTACGCAGATTTACTTTTTGGTTTTCCTGACACTTGGCGTACTCGTTGGATTGGGAACTACGGGCGCGTTTGACACTTCGACCTCAGATTCGATTTTGACCAAAAATTCCTCGTTGGCAATCGCCAGATTGATTGTCGGGATGAGTGGCAATATTATGGTGCTTATCAACGGGATTATGATGATTAGCATTATGGCAACCGCGATTCAGAAAGATTATGCCTATAATTTTCACGGTTTATTGTACACGACGCCAATTACCAAATCCGGGTATTTTTTCGGAAGATTTTTGGCTAATTTCCTCATAGCAATCTATGTTTTTTCCGGAATTTTAATCGGCTATTTTTTCGGGACGCTTTACGGACTTGGAACTCCACAACTTGGCCCCATCAATATCGTTAATTTTCTTTGGCCATTTTTGATTTTCACTGTCGCTAACACATTGATTATCGGTTCGATATTCTTCGCTTTGACGACGTTGACCAGAAGCACTTTGGCTTCCTACCTTTTCTGTGTGATTTTGCTTTTGTTATCGATTTTGAGCGACAGCATTCTTTCCGACATCGAGAACAAAGATTTGGCCTCGCTTCTCGACCCATTCGGAAATTTTGCCTTAAAACAAATCACCGAATATTGGACGCCTTACGAACAAAATGAAAACATAGTTCCGCTTTCTGGCGTTTTGCTTTGGAACCGTTTGGTTTGGCTGGGAATCTCACTTTTGTGTGTGGGGATTACTTATTTCAAATTTGATTTCAACCAATTCTTACAGCCTTTTTCACTCTTCAAAAAGAAGAAAACAGCTTTGGTGGAAACTTACACCAATTCCGAAAAATCATTGCAGGAAATCCTGAATGTTCAAAAGGATTTTGGTTGGATGGCGAAACTGAAAGAACTTTTCTATCTTTCGTTTTTCGAGGTCAAAAGAATCATTTACACGCCATTTTTCGGAATAATTGCTTTCATTTTTGGCGTTTTGCTGATTGTGATTTCCAATTATATGAAATCGATGTACGACGCAGAATCCATTCCTGTCACCTTTTTGATGGCGGAATTGGCGGAAGAAGGCTTGTCATTTTTCCTGCTTTTGCTGATTGTGTTTTTCTCAGGAAACATCGTTTGGAGAGAGCGTGAAAATAAAATCGATGAACTGATTGGCGTAAGCACGGTTTCCAATTTCAACCTGATGTTTTCCAAATTTTTGGGAATGGTCTGGATGGTCATCCTAATGCAGATTTTCTCTAATTTGATTTGCATCGGGATTCAGTTTTACAAAGGATTTTATGATATTGAGCCTTTGATTTATTTGAAATTCAACCTTTACAATTTGCCTTATTATCTGGTTTTAATAGGCTTCAGTTTGTTCGTTCAATTGATTGTCAACAACAAATATTTTGGATTTTTCTTGGCGATTTTCCCTGTCGTTTTCCTGCCGATTTTGTACAGTTATTTGGAGATGAATGGGATTTTGTATAGTTTCAATTCCAACGGACCAACGCTTCCTTATTCAGCTTTGAACGGTTTCGGACAAGTGCTTTACAGCTATTTCATTGTAAAATCGTATTGGATTTTAATGATGTTATTCTTATTGTTCATCGCACTTTTGGTTTTCCCAAGAGGCAAGGAAAAAGGATTGTCCAAAAAATATCTGTTATCGAAAACGTCATTCAAATTAAAACATAAAGCTTTACTGTTTTTGTTCCTGTTCTCGACTGTTGGACTAGGTGGCTACATTTATTACAACACACACATTCTGAACAAATCCTATACAGAAGTTGAAATGGAAAAAATGCGTGTCGATTACGAGAAAAAATATAAATATCTGGAAAAGATAGACCAGCCAAGAATCGTTTCTTCGGATTTGAAAATTGATATTTTCCCTGCAAAATCGGGTTGGAGCGTTGACGGAATTTATTACATCAAAAACAAACATCAAAAGCCGATTGACAGCATCATTCTAAAATATCCGAATAATCTGGACGGACATTATGCCTTCAAAAAAATGCAATTGGCACGTTCCGGAAAAGAGATTTTCAATGATGAAAAGGCAGGTTTGAAACTTATAAAACTCAATCAGCCACTTCAGCCTGGAGATTCTCTTGTACTCAATTTTCAATATGCGTTTGAGCCGAAAGGTTTTGCCAATTCTGAGACAGAAACGGATGTGGTTGGAAACGGCTCATTTTTCAATTCTAATAATTTGCCAGGCTTAGGTTACAGCGCAGATGCGGAACTTTCGGAAAATTCTGCCAGAAAAAAATATGGTCTGAAACCAAAACCAAGATTGGCAAAAGTGAATGACAAGAAGGCTAGAATGAACAACTTCATTTCAAATGATTCTGACTGGATTCGATTCCAGACTCAGATTTCAACTAATGATGACCAAATCGCCATTGCGCCAGGTTATTTGCAAAAAGAATGGAAAGCCAATGGCAGAAGATATTTCACCTACAAAATGGATTCACCGATTCTCAATTTCTACGCATTCCTTTCTGCAGATTACCAAGTGAAAAAAGCGAAATGGAACAACGTGAATATCGAGGTTTATTACCAAAAAGGCCACGAATATAATCTGAATCGGATGATTTCTTCCATTCAAAACAGTTTGAATTATTATACCAAAAACTTTGGACCTTATCAACACAAACAAGTCAGAATCATCGAGTTTCCGCGTTACGCTTCCTTTGCGCAATCGTTCCCGAACACGATTCCATACTCCGAAGAAATTGGTTTCCTCACGAAGATTGAACCCAACAAACCAGAAAAAATCGACCTTCCTTTTTATGTGACGGCTCACGAAGTTGCGCATCAATGGTGGGGACATCAGGTTGTCGGTGGCAATGTTCAGGGCAGTGCGATGATGTCGGAAACATTCTCCCAATATTCCGCTTTGATGGTGATGGAGCACGAATATGGCGCGCCTGCGATGAAAAAATTCCTGAGCTACGAGCTTGATAAATATTTGAAAGGCCGAACCAGAGAAGCGAAAAACGAAATGCCTTTGATGTTAATCGAAAATCAAAGTTACATCCATTACAACAAAGGAAGCGTTGTGATGTACGCGCTGAAAGATTATTTGGGAGAGGCAAAACTGAATTCGGTTTTGAAGAAATATTTGGAACAGACCAAGTTTCAGGAACCGCCTTACACCAATTCGGTGGAGTTTGTGAATCTTTTGAAAAAGGAAACACCTGACAGTTTGCAGTACCTCATCAAGGATTTGTTTGAAACGATTACGCTGAACGAAAACTATTTGAAGGATTTATCTTACAAAAAAGTCGGAAAGCAATATCAAGTAAAACTCACGGTTGGAAGTGCAAAATACCGCGTTGATGGCAAAGGAAAATCGAAGAAAATTCCAGTTAACGATTATGTTGATGTGGGCGTTTTCGGACAAAAATCAAAGAAATTTCCTGAAGGTAAAGAATTGGTTTTCAAAAAAGTGAAGATGGATAAACCTGAGAAAACTTTTACGTTCTTGGTGAATGAAGAACCGTTGCAAGCCGGAATCGACCCTTATGCAAAACTGATTGACCGAAATATGAAAAATAACGTTCACGATTTCAAATCGAAACCGGACAAAGTCAATCTCGATGCAGATGAAAAATCTGGTGGCGCAGGCGTGAAAGTGACTGTAAATACGGGAGATTAATTTCGCTTCAAATTTTATAATTAATAAAGTTTGCTTTTCTAAAAGGCAGACTTTGTGATTTAATTTCAATCGTGTAATATCAATAGAAATGGGCTTTAGCCCATTTATACAATTAAAACTAACTAGGCTTTAGCCGAAACTTAATATAGATTTTGGCTAAATCCCTTATTGAAACTAGTATTCGAAACATCGGGCTAAAGCCCGACGCTATTAATATTTAGTATCAATAATTTAAATTAGTGTTATGCTCATAACTTTTAACATTTAAATTAAATATTGGTACATAATTAGCTATTTGGTTTTACCTAATACTATTTGTAACAATTTAACGTTTTGAGTTACATATTGTGATAATCATTAATATGAAAAATACATCTAACACTAATAAAATGAATTGGTTCCAGCACTTCTTGATGCTGTGTTCTGGCGCCAACATTCACCTTTTGAAGAAATCACCAAGCGAATGGAACAAGTTTGCCGGAATTGGCGGAATCGTTTTGTTCACGGCACTTTTTGCAACACTTTCCGCGGGTTATGCGATGTTTACGGTTTTTGATAATGTTTGGACAGCCGTTGGATTTGGACTTCTTTGGGGATTGATGATTTTCAATTTGGATAGATATATCGTTTCTTCCATCAAGAAAACGGGAACTTGGTGGAATCAAGTTTTGATGACGATTCCAAGGTTGATTTTGGCGACATTTTTGGGAATCATTATTTCAAAACCGTTAGAATTGAAAATCTTTGAAAAGGAAGTCAACAAACAATTGAACACGATTATTCAAAGAAATAAAAAACAACTTCAGGCTGAAATGACTGGAAGGATTTTGCAACAATCCGGCCCTTTTGATACGGAAAAGAAACAAATCCAAACTCAAATCAAGAATTACCAAATGGCTTACGATTCAGCTTCGGTAGAATTAGAAAAAGAAATTCTCGGCAAAGAATCTGGCTTGACGAGTGGAAAAGTGGGTTACGGAACCAACGCCAAAAGAAAAGCGGAACTCAAAGAACAAAAACGCCTCGACCTCGAAAATTACCAAAAACAACAGCAATCGCGTTTGGAATATTTGGACAAAGAAGTTTCGAAAGTCTATAACAATCTGGAAAACGAAAGAAAATCTACGGAAACTGTAGAGGACAAGTTCAATGGATTTGCAGCGCGTTTGCAAGCCTTGGATGAGTTGGGAAAAAATTCTGCAATCATTGCGCTGGCGGCGAGTTTCATTATGGGGTTGTTCATCTGTTTGGAAATCTCACCGGTTTTAATCAAATTGATTTCCCACGTTGGCCCGTATGATTATCTCTTGGAAAAAACTGAGAATGATTTCCGATTATATTCGAAGGAAAAAATTACGAAAGGTAATTATCATACAGATTACCGCATTGATGATTTCAAAGATGACTTGGACATCCGGAAAAGAAAGAAAAATGACAACAATGACTTATAAAAGAAAAGCTTCCAAATTTGGAAGCTTTATTTATTTTAAATCGCCGACTACAAAAGGCTGTTCAGCATCTTCGTTGTAATCTCGTACAAATCCTATTTCTTTGGACTTCGTGATTTCGGATTTCGAAGTTCCGGAAAATCCATCCCCAAAATCAATGCTGAAATCAATATAACTCAATCTGTTCTTTGTAAATTTCATCTGATTGAAAACCAAAATGATGTTTTTTTCTTTTAGGTTTTTCTGCAAGCTCAGCAAATCTTTTTTCGTCATTTCCTTATTGAAAACTACGGCTATCACTTTCTTATTTGCGGTAAAAGAAAGCGTACC belongs to Chryseobacterium sp. KACC 21268 and includes:
- a CDS encoding M1 family aminopeptidase — protein: MFKELFSFELRNGFKKWSTQIYFLVFLTLGVLVGLGTTGAFDTSTSDSILTKNSSLAIARLIVGMSGNIMVLINGIMMISIMATAIQKDYAYNFHGLLYTTPITKSGYFFGRFLANFLIAIYVFSGILIGYFFGTLYGLGTPQLGPINIVNFLWPFLIFTVANTLIIGSIFFALTTLTRSTLASYLFCVILLLLSILSDSILSDIENKDLASLLDPFGNFALKQITEYWTPYEQNENIVPLSGVLLWNRLVWLGISLLCVGITYFKFDFNQFLQPFSLFKKKKTALVETYTNSEKSLQEILNVQKDFGWMAKLKELFYLSFFEVKRIIYTPFFGIIAFIFGVLLIVISNYMKSMYDAESIPVTFLMAELAEEGLSFFLLLLIVFFSGNIVWRERENKIDELIGVSTVSNFNLMFSKFLGMVWMVILMQIFSNLICIGIQFYKGFYDIEPLIYLKFNLYNLPYYLVLIGFSLFVQLIVNNKYFGFFLAIFPVVFLPILYSYLEMNGILYSFNSNGPTLPYSALNGFGQVLYSYFIVKSYWILMMLFLLFIALLVFPRGKEKGLSKKYLLSKTSFKLKHKALLFLFLFSTVGLGGYIYYNTHILNKSYTEVEMEKMRVDYEKKYKYLEKIDQPRIVSSDLKIDIFPAKSGWSVDGIYYIKNKHQKPIDSIILKYPNNLDGHYAFKKMQLARSGKEIFNDEKAGLKLIKLNQPLQPGDSLVLNFQYAFEPKGFANSETETDVVGNGSFFNSNNLPGLGYSADAELSENSARKKYGLKPKPRLAKVNDKKARMNNFISNDSDWIRFQTQISTNDDQIAIAPGYLQKEWKANGRRYFTYKMDSPILNFYAFLSADYQVKKAKWNNVNIEVYYQKGHEYNLNRMISSIQNSLNYYTKNFGPYQHKQVRIIEFPRYASFAQSFPNTIPYSEEIGFLTKIEPNKPEKIDLPFYVTAHEVAHQWWGHQVVGGNVQGSAMMSETFSQYSALMVMEHEYGAPAMKKFLSYELDKYLKGRTREAKNEMPLMLIENQSYIHYNKGSVVMYALKDYLGEAKLNSVLKKYLEQTKFQEPPYTNSVEFVNLLKKETPDSLQYLIKDLFETITLNENYLKDLSYKKVGKQYQVKLTVGSAKYRVDGKGKSKKIPVNDYVDVGVFGQKSKKFPEGKELVFKKVKMDKPEKTFTFLVNEEPLQAGIDPYAKLIDRNMKNNVHDFKSKPDKVNLDADEKSGGAGVKVTVNTGD
- a CDS encoding DUF4407 domain-containing protein, translated to MNWFQHFLMLCSGANIHLLKKSPSEWNKFAGIGGIVLFTALFATLSAGYAMFTVFDNVWTAVGFGLLWGLMIFNLDRYIVSSIKKTGTWWNQVLMTIPRLILATFLGIIISKPLELKIFEKEVNKQLNTIIQRNKKQLQAEMTGRILQQSGPFDTEKKQIQTQIKNYQMAYDSASVELEKEILGKESGLTSGKVGYGTNAKRKAELKEQKRLDLENYQKQQQSRLEYLDKEVSKVYNNLENERKSTETVEDKFNGFAARLQALDELGKNSAIIALAASFIMGLFICLEISPVLIKLISHVGPYDYLLEKTENDFRLYSKEKITKGNYHTDYRIDDFKDDLDIRKRKKNDNNDL
- a CDS encoding ABC transporter ATP-binding protein is translated as MELRINNISKTYANGLKALDNVNLTIGKGMFGLLGPNGAGKSSLMRTIAGLQAPDSGEIFLGDLNALTQKEELRKVLGYLPQDFGFYPKVNAIELLNHIAILKGISNKSERKEIVEGLLHQTNLFEARKRNVSEYSGGMRQRFGIAQALLGNPKLIIVDEPTAGLDPMERNRFHNLLSEIGENTIVILSTHIVDDVKNLCNRVVVLTSGHIILDGTPKGVIEDFQGKIWKKLIEKSEVEVAKEQYQVISTHISEGKVEIRVFAETQPDTNFIPVESNLEDVYFSSITKKMATNV